The Cytophagales bacterium region TTGACTGTTTTGTACTTGAAATTGCTACAGAAGCTGATTTTGAATATTTTCAAACGCATGGTAGTAATGCAAATAATCAAATTCTTAGTATTTTAAATCAGGTTGAAGGGATATATAACAGCACTTTTGCTATTGATTTTGTTGTTTCTTTTCAAAATATATTTGAAACTTCAAGTGACCCATATAGTGCAACTGCTGTTGGTAATATTTTAATAGAATTTAAAAATGAATGGAATGCTAACCGTACTGATGTAAAAAGAGATGTGGCACATATGTGGTCTGGTAAAGATTTTGATGGTAGTGCCTTAGGAGTTGCATATACCCATTCTGGTGATGGTGTAGTATGTAGATTTCCAACTCTTTCATATGCACTTTCTCAGGATTGGAGTTCTGGATTATTTGGTAAGATTGTGCTAACAGCACATGAAATTGGTCATAATTTTAGTTTAAGTCATTATTTGGGAAATATTTGCAGTGGTATTTGTACTACTGGTACAGGTCCTATAATGTGTCCTTGTGTTCAACCGGATGCTCTATTTTTTTCATCTACTTCAATTACTGATATGAATAATTATTTAGCCGCATGGGGTTCTTGTATTCAATTTCCTGCAGATTTAGTATTAGGGCAACTAACCATTAATTCAACTAAAGTATATGCAGCGACCAATACAATAACAGTGGGTAATTCTTTTGAAATTATTAGCCCTGGTGACGTAACTATGGTTGCAGGTAGTGAGATAATAATTACTGATATAGTTGTTACAGGCAAGCTTTTTGTATTTATTGATCCTAACGTTGACTGCACCATTGGTCAATTGGGAAGACTAAGTTTTAATGATCCTTCAAATAATGAAAATTACAATGAACCAAATGAGGTGAATAATATAAAAAATACTTATTATGATATATTCATATATCCTAACCCCAATAAAGGTATTTTCAATATCTCAGTTCCATCCGAAATTAATTTCCAATTTGCAGTTTATATTTACGATATATTAGGTAAATTAATATTTAAAAAAGAAAATACTTCCTTATCAGATTTCCAAATAAATATAACAGATCACCCCAAAGGATTGTATTTAGTTAAATTTATTAATAATGCTCAAGTATTAAATGGAAAAATAATATATGAATAGATATGCTGGTAGCAAATCATAAAATCTTATATCAATAATTAAATATTATAAATTATGAAAAGAATTATCCTAACATTTTCTTTTGTTTTTGTATTTCGTACAATCATTTTGTCTTGTACTTGTATAAGTCAGCCTAACTTTTGTACTATTATTGATTCTTTTGGTGTTGATTTGATTATTAAAGGAGTAAAAGTGTCCGAGCATTTTCATGGTATGAAGGTTAAAGTACTTGAGGTGCTAAATGGGAATGAACTAAAGGATACAATTATTGTATGGGGTGGGAGTGATGCTTTATGTAGATTTAATACAGACTCTTTTAATATATCTGATACGCTTATTCTTGCTTTAGATTCTACTGATTTTATTATGAATATAGACCTGCTGGATACAATTGAGAAACCAGGAGATTACATGTTAACGATATGTGGTCATTTCTTTTTAAGAATTTTTAATGACACAGTAGTGGGCTATATTTCTGATTCCACTATCCAAAAAATGAGCTATAATGATTTTAAGTCATTTGTTTTCTCGTGTTTAAGATTATTAGTTCCTAATGGTGCCTTTGAGAATTGGAGCTGGATTGGTGGTTGGTATGAAAATCCTGATAACTGGACTACGAATAATAATCAAATACTGAATTTTGTTTGGAAGGATACTACAGCATTCCAAGGGAATTATGCTATTGGAATAAAACCAAATGGATATGCAAGAACTAAATTCCAATACTCTACTCATCCAAACAGCTTAAATGCTTATGTGAAAAGTAATATTTCAGGAGCAGATAGTGTTTTTATAGATGTATTCCTTTTTTCAGGGGGAAGCATTGTAGATGAAGGTCACTGGATAAACACTAATTCTATTACAAACTATGCACTTATTAACATACCTTTAAGTCAAAACTCATCAGTAGTTGATTCCATTGAAATTTCTATTAAGGGTGGAAAACAGATCAATACTGTAGTTGTAGCTGACGAATTATCATTTGATTTTTTACCTGCTGTAGGAATTTCGATTAATCATTCAAATTTTAAAAAAAGTAAACTATTATTATATCCCAACCCCTTTAATGATGCGACTACCATAGAATATACTTTAAAAGAAAATAGCCTTGTAAAATTGAATATTTACAATATATCTGGTCAGTTTGTCACTAAGTTAGTAAATGAACACAACCAACCCAAAGGCAAACACCAGATCAGATTTGATGCAGGCAATTTAGCTCCTGGTCTTTATTTCTGCACCATCACCACCAAAGATTATACTGCTTCTCATAAATTTTCGGTTGTAAAATAATAGCCAAATATCATTTCTTTTATTTATTTTTCCACCTGCCCGCCAAAGCTTTAGCGCAGGCGGGTCAATTATCTTCAATCAAAAACAGTATAAGCTCCTTCGGTCCATGCGCCCCTAATACAAGCGTCTTCTCAATATCAGCGGTGCGGCTGGGGCCTGTTACCAATGAGATCATGGAGGGTAATTTATCTTTGTATTTTTCCCCAATTAATTTTAACCCATCAGCAATGTCATACGCAATTTGAGAGGTATATGCTACCACTATATGTGTGGGCGGCCATATCCCCCATCTTCGTCCTGCAGCTTGTTTAGAGCTTACCAGAATGCTCCCTGTACGGGCAACTAAGCATTCACAAAGCGTGATGCCTACCTCAGCATGGAGTAAGTTTTCATTTCCATCCAACTTATCATGGTTATACGGAATGAATTGAATTTTGGCAGCAGAGACCTTTTTTTGCAAAGAACTGTCACTTACCAAAATACCTTTCTTTTTTTTTGAAAGGGTAAGTTGCAGGTTTTTGTAAAATTCGTTTTCATTTTCACAGAAAATAAAAATCCCGCTGGCTTTAATAAAATTTTCTGCAAAATCAACCGCTATGTCTTTATTGTTATTTACGAATATTGGAGACGAGAAATCAGGTTTGCTAATTGGTTTGCCCGGTTCATTATGGAGGGCTTTTCTGATGTTGTTAAGAATTATTTCCCTTGATTTAACCTGGCGCATGATGAAGAAGTTGACGGTTACTCCCCCCGAGTACTCGGGGTCAACTGTCAACTGTTTTATTCTTTGCTTTCTGCTTGCTGCTTCTTTGTTTTAGGAATAGATTTTTTTTGCGGGATATTATTAGCTTTAACTGATTGGCTGTTGAGCTTGATATCTTTACCCTGTTGATTTTTTCCTTTATTCAACGGGGGTGTTTTTTTATCCAGTCCGTTGGATCGGGATTTTTTATCCAGGTTGTTCTCTTTATTATCACGGAGATATAAGTCATCCGTATGCTTTTTAAATGGATCTTTTCCAAGGATCTTTTTAAGGTCTGCCTGAAATATAGTTTCTTTTTTAAGCAGAACTTTGGCAACAGCTTCCACTTGGGGGCGTTTTTTAGCAAGAAGTTTTTTGGTTCTTTGGTAACAACTGTCAATAAGTATTCTTACTTCTTCGTCAATGGTTTGAGCAGTAGCTTCAGAATAGGGTTTGCTGAATACATATTCAGCTTGTTTTGAATCGAAGAAAGAGACATTACCAATTTTTTCATTCATTCCATAAATAGCAACCATATTGTAAGCCATTTTAGTAATTGTTTCCAGGTCATTTAGAGCGCCTGTTGATATTTTACCAAAAATCATATCTTCAGAAACCCTGCCACCCAGGGTCATGCACATTTGGTCCAACAGTTGTTCTTTTGTATAAAGAAATTGCTCTTTGGGAAGATATTGAGCATAACCCAGTGCAGCAGAGCCTCTTGGGATGATGCTTACTTTAACCAACGGATCAGCATGTTCTAAAAACCATCCCGAAACAGCATGGCCTGCTTCGTGATAAGCCACAATCTTTCTTTCTTCTTTAGAGATGATCTTGGTTTTTTTCTCAAGCCCGGCAATCACACGATCTATCGCATCGTGAAAATCCTGCATTTCAATCTTCTTTTTTTTATTCCTGGCAGCTATCAATGCTGACTCATTACATACGTTAGCAATATCTGCACCGGCAAAACCGGGAGTTTGGGCAGAAAGTTTCCGGGGATCTATTTCTTTGGAAAGTTTAAGCGGTTTAGTATGCACTTTAAATATCGCTTCTCTGCCAACCAGGTCGGGCTTATCAAGGCATATTTGCCTGTCGAACCTGCCCGCTCTCAGCAGTGCGGAATCCAGTACATCAGGCCTGTTTGTAGCAGCCATGATGATCACTCCTGAATTTGTAGAGAATCCGTCCATCTCAACCAACAGCGAGTTAAGGGTGTTTTCACGTTCATCGTTAGAAACAGGTACTTGTGCTCTTGCCCTCGAACGGCCTATAGCGTCTATTTCGTCAATGAAGACGATACTGGGCGATTTTTCTTTTGCCTGTTTAAAAAGGTCTCTTACCCTGGCAGCGCCCACTCCGACAAACATTTCTACAAAATCTGAACCCGAAAGCGAGAAAAAAGGTACTTGAGCTTCACCTGCAACGGCCTTTGCTAATAAAGTTTTACCTGTACCGGGGGGGCCTACCAACAATACGCCCTTGGGTATTTTGCCTCCCAGTTTTGTGAATTTTTTTGGGGTTTTCAGAAAATCCACCACTTCCTTGACCTCTTCTTTAGCTTCTTCCAATCCAGCTACATCTGCA contains the following coding sequences:
- a CDS encoding T9SS type A sorting domain-containing protein; its protein translation is MKRIILTFSFVFVFRTIILSCTCISQPNFCTIIDSFGVDLIIKGVKVSEHFHGMKVKVLEVLNGNELKDTIIVWGGSDALCRFNTDSFNISDTLILALDSTDFIMNIDLLDTIEKPGDYMLTICGHFFLRIFNDTVVGYISDSTIQKMSYNDFKSFVFSCLRLLVPNGAFENWSWIGGWYENPDNWTTNNNQILNFVWKDTTAFQGNYAIGIKPNGYARTKFQYSTHPNSLNAYVKSNISGADSVFIDVFLFSGGSIVDEGHWINTNSITNYALINIPLSQNSSVVDSIEISIKGGKQINTVVVADELSFDFLPAVGISINHSNFKKSKLLLYPNPFNDATTIEYTLKENSLVKLNIYNISGQFVTKLVNEHNQPKGKHQIRFDAGNLAPGLYFCTITTKDYTASHKFSVVK
- a CDS encoding T9SS type A sorting domain-containing protein — translated: MKMKNIRVIIFIFCILNLLIPKALAQQIFKSKTISISKDKHNLLSKNLKDYDIIQIDIKQIKSYVTNAGDISTFHLKLGNKINDVLTLELNDLRSTDYISQRTTDKGVVLDPVGLTNTYKGFLNYDPKQAVRLTIDDNNIEGYFVKDGEYIYIESLSNLIKGDINNELVLYEGNDIFQKLQNGFFCGVSDSINNSKIIGSETNKISAQPLDCFVLEIATEADFEYFQTHGSNANNQILSILNQVEGIYNSTFAIDFVVSFQNIFETSSDPYSATAVGNILIEFKNEWNANRTDVKRDVAHMWSGKDFDGSALGVAYTHSGDGVVCRFPTLSYALSQDWSSGLFGKIVLTAHEIGHNFSLSHYLGNICSGICTTGTGPIMCPCVQPDALFFSSTSITDMNNYLAAWGSCIQFPADLVLGQLTINSTKVYAATNTITVGNSFEIISPGDVTMVAGSEIIITDIVVTGKLFVFIDPNVDCTIGQLGRLSFNDPSNNENYNEPNEVNNIKNTYYDIFIYPNPNKGIFNISVPSEINFQFAVYIYDILGKLIFKKENTSLSDFQINITDHPKGLYLVKFINNAQVLNGKIIYE
- the hflB gene encoding ATP-dependent zinc metalloprotease FtsH, yielding MKNKNNNNSKTTNGNNKSGNKNKNGKFFGSSNNQKPNIQVWAIVLLVVLIFVITYFNKTSSTVNIKKEKFWEMLSRNDVKEVVIYDNNIVEVTLKENSLEKEPYKKELSDKGIFDITKGPHYEFRVTSAEKFEEDLDEIQKTLPADSKIAISVKQPSDFTGWLFNWGFLILILFGFWYLMRRVATGGPGGHIFNIGKSRASLFDADNKVKVTFADVAGLEEAKEEVKEVVDFLKTPKKFTKLGGKIPKGVLLVGPPGTGKTLLAKAVAGEAQVPFFSLSGSDFVEMFVGVGAARVRDLFKQAKEKSPSIVFIDEIDAIGRSRARAQVPVSNDERENTLNSLLVEMDGFSTNSGVIIMAATNRPDVLDSALLRAGRFDRQICLDKPDLVGREAIFKVHTKPLKLSKEIDPRKLSAQTPGFAGADIANVCNESALIAARNKKKKIEMQDFHDAIDRVIAGLEKKTKIISKEERKIVAYHEAGHAVSGWFLEHADPLVKVSIIPRGSAALGYAQYLPKEQFLYTKEQLLDQMCMTLGGRVSEDMIFGKISTGALNDLETITKMAYNMVAIYGMNEKIGNVSFFDSKQAEYVFSKPYSEATAQTIDEEVRILIDSCYQRTKKLLAKKRPQVEAVAKVLLKKETIFQADLKKILGKDPFKKHTDDLYLRDNKENNLDKKSRSNGLDKKTPPLNKGKNQQGKDIKLNSQSVKANNIPQKKSIPKTKKQQAESKE